CATGAGTTTAGAGAAAAAAACCGTAGCACCTGAGAGCCAACTGGAAGCCAGAAGAATTGTTGCAGCTCTGGTTGTGACTGGAGTACAAATATATGTATAGAGGAATAGGTATGTTACTGTGTAAATCTGGAGGTggagttgaatacagtgatgAAGCTAAAAGCAGCAGCAAACTGCGCCACCATCCGTCCACTGTCACTACATCTGACAGCCGGGCCACAGCTAGGGACGATGCAGGGATGTCATCACACAAGCTGCTGCAAAGAACAGGGTGGACTCATAGACCGCTCCAGGGGAACGTGGCAAGTCGAATAATATGGTTTTCTTTTGAAGTTCACTGTCGGGgccacaaggggacattatactgtggggggcattgaggaggtattatactgtgtggaagcacttagggggcattatactgagtgagggtgcttaggggacattataccgtggggggcattaaggaggtattatactatttggaagcacttagggggcattatgccGTGTTTGGTATTTagagggtattatattgtgtggtggaacttagaggtattatactgtgtggaaaaaATTAGGgttcattatattgtgtgatggtACTTAGGGAGCAGCATACTGACTGCGGGGCAcgtagggggtattatactgtgcaggatacttagggggcattatattgtgtgatggcacttgggggcagtatactgtgtaaaggtacttagggggcattatactgagtggggggagttagggggcattataccttgTGGGAGAACAGAGAAGGCTTTATCACTGTGCGTTACGCAAAGGAGTACACTATTACCATATGGAAGAGCAAAGGGACTGGGTGGCATTACATGGAGCAAGATTGGGGTGGAGGGGGTTAGAGGTGTGGCGTAACATATGTAAATTGCcagttttgcccctctttctgtcctctgaGAGATATGTCACTGTTACATTATCAGAATAACAATTACCAGTGTGACAATACAACATATAGGGGCGTGTCCAAAGTATTAGAGGGTGGAGCTTACTTAGAAAAACACGTGTAATAAATCACTGGAGGGGCAACCAGTCAACACAAGTAACCGTCCTCACCTTGGCGTCTCTGATGTCCTTGCCTAAGACTCTGGACATTATGGCCGCATATTCCGCCACCGTCAGCTTCTCTGCACTAAGTCCTATGTCCTTGCCTGTGTATTGTGATGGCGACTTCAGGAGGCTGACAACCACTCCCCCCAAATCTTGTACACACAAACTATCCAGGGGGACGTCACCCATTGGGAGCACTGGAAAGGAATGGAGAGTTGTGAAACTACAGCTCATGTGCCAtctgtatatcatatatacatacatgaacATATTTCCcgacagtttgttacaatgtatcagtgcaggcaaAATGTATAACCTGGATTCTAGGCTTTTTGGAGCCTttattaggccctattcacatctgcattcaggtttcccgaacggaaacctatccgcataaaaaaagcggttacctaaggaaacacgcggaccccatagactataatggggtccgtgtggttttcgctcggtttctatggggagcggagacccgaacgcagatgtgaatagggccttagtttTCATTCActaacagtaagcagagatcctgaaaataaggaaaaattaaaactgtatatataatattcttTAGTATGAAGTTAATGAGCTTCATTTGGATTAAACCCTTTCCAGTGACGACCATATAAAGGTTGGATAATGTAACGTGGCCATGTCCAGTAACCTCTACTTATCTCGTATCAATATTTAATTgtgctccaatcacatccagagcagaaGTCTCAATTTTTCTGCTTTCCTAAGACTTCACATCTcactgctgccctctgctggtttaAAGGATTCACAGGCTATAATGACTGTAATAAATTAGTAGAGATGGGACAGCAGCCAAAATTTATGCAGAAAATGTGTCGTATGTAAATATAGGCTTCATTAAAATTGTTGCAGTTTTTAGAAATAAAATTTCACAGAAAATTTAATTACGATAATGCGGCCATGAAAGGAAGCCTgcatctcccacaatgcactgatTTCAGCTATAGGATTAGATGgattttgaatgcagctctgggagtgactggagtatatggcCCAGATTTAATACAAGTACCACAACATGTTTTGTACCTAGAGAGTAGCCGTCACCATCCTTGTTCTTCTGGGGCCTGAAGAAGGTCAGGAAGTTCTCAAAGTAACTGGGAATCCGGACGCTAGTCATGGGGACCCCAATTTTTCGGAAGTATTCCTCCACCTCCCCTTTTCCATCAAAATGCGCCACATCTAGCTTCCCCCCGGTCATTTTCTTTATGTTCTCTAATCCGGTGTAGACCACAATCTGCAGGGCAAGACGCTTGCACAAGTCTGCAATCAGTTTACcctgaaagaagaaaaaaatttagTAGTCCCATTTGCATTCTCTCTATCTGGATTCATAGAGATGTTCATCCTGAGCTTCTTTGTTCATGTAAAAATTGCAAGAACTACAGTATACTAAATAAAATAAGTCTGCCAAGTTATGTAGAATTACATCACCCTCCGCTCACCGTCCTTAGTGTCAGTTTTCACTGTTGTTCTGGCATTTCATTCCTGAACCAGGAAGCTTAGGATGAACTGTGACACAAGACTAAGTCATATAAACCAATAGTGATGATTCTCATTAGTAAATCCAGCGTCTCTGGATAATGGAGTGATAGGGTTAATGGATCTCCTTACCTGAGTGATCTCCTTCTCCTTGCTTAAATGCTCCCAGAAGTTGGTGACCACAAATGCTCCATAGGCTCCGGTCAGTGCGGCCTCCAGACTCTTCTCATCGTCCAGATCTGCGGACACGACCTCCGCTCCGGCCTCCTTCAGCTTCAGAGCTGCTGCTTTGCTGGTGTCTCGAGTCACTGCCCTGACCACATAGGTGCCATCCTCCAGGAGAGCGGCGGCGACTGAGCCACCCTGAGCTCCTGCCGAGAGAGGACAAGACAGGGCGGGCAGATTAATAGCAATGTCATATTATAAAAGGGGGCAGATTTGtctttcaggagtctgggaaagctgagtgacaatctTTGTCACAGTAATCATTTGCGATATCTAACAGCTTATCTATAGATCTGAACAACCACCACAGACGGGTACCAGCTTGTAAACAGTCACTTATTTTCCTCTTAGTGTCCAGGCTGTGGCTGCAGGTACCCTGCTGTGACTATCTAGTCTGACCCTCTTGTCTTTCTATACTGTTTTCGGAGCTGCTCTGTACTCTGCCACTCCATCTTGCAGTCTCACAACCTCTGTGGGTAGGTGCAATACTGAACTGTCacctccagcgccattttcctgggctgtactgcttcttactctgcaGTGTCTGGGACTGTGGTTCTCCTTCCCATCTGCAGAACAAACCTGCCCACTGCTCTGCTCACTCAGCTAAAGCAGGACATACACTTTACATCTTTGTTGCCCAAAATGACCGATTGTGGCCATTTTGGCTGATTATTGGGTATGCTAATAATGCAAACCCAACAATGGCAGGCTTTATAGTCTGCTAAAAGCAGATTGAGTATGATGGATATTTTTTCGGTCAGACGTGGGACAAAAATATCAAGAGTTGTCGCCATTGGCTGCTTCATagacttgtgtatatatatatatgtgtatatatatatatatatatatatatatatacacagtgcgtATTGAATGGGAAGTTTAGTTGTTAATGTGGATGGTGAGATTATTCATATGATCTATCCCATCATCGATTGAATGAGCGCACGACGACCATCCAAAAtcaaatgtgtatggccaacgcTACCCCCTCAGCTTCTTCTAAGATGGCGGGTATATGTTATAATTTCCTGTATTTTGTAGCGCACATAAAATGCAGGATTTGCTGACAGTGATCACTGCCTGCCCAGGACTGAAgacaggcagcagaggcagccagGGACAGGGACACAGATAGCCAGACTGTCAGAGGTCAAAGGACAACTAAGAGATAAGAGCTTGTCAACTTAACCCCctcctgccctatatatatatatatatatatatatatatatatatatatgacgctCACTCACTACTCTTGAGATCCAAAAACAATGGTGAAGAAAGCTCTTGACTGATATAGGCGAGACGGAGGGCTGTCTAATCCATCTACTGATGGCGGGCTTTTCTTGGTAGATGCCATTATTGACCCTACAACTGTACAAGtaaattctcaatttttttttttcactcttcaGTGACATCCAGGCAATGAAAGGATTCTTCCTTTGGGTTCTTGAGGCTGTTACACAAAGAAGGCAGAGCAATCTCTCAGTTTTTGTAAAATTCTGTGACAACTTTGGAAAGAAGGATGGTAAAGTCAGGAAAAACCCATCTCAACCCATCCAAGATGGTAGTATGAGGAGGGTAGGTGGCGGGGCTTGGAGCTCACTAACCATACAAGCTGAAGTGGTCACAAGAAGAAAGAgcatctttgggggggggggggggggcaggcctGCTAACCATTGCAGAAGGTAGACCGTCCCTGTGACCTGAGCCTGCAGGAGGCGGTATTCAATCTTCTTATCCGTAAGTGTTCAGCAAActtggtatttaaaaaaaaaccaaaaaaaaaaaaacacaacttcatTGTAATGATTGTTTAAAGATTCATTGAGACTCCCAGATACCATTTTGGGGTTATACACCAATTCTAAATGCAAAACTAGTGACGTTAACCTGATCAAATAAGAACTGTTTTTTTCGGTATTAATCTTTCCTACTAACAACCCAAGGGTTTGCCCATAGGGTCTTACCAGCCAAGGGCTCCTACTCTGGTTGTAAACCTCTGCTGAGGAATTTGCTCCAAAAACCTCATCTTAGGAAGGGGGAGAAGTGTATCTGTTCTCTGCAAGTGTTATCTTTAACATGACTTGCCAACTTGGAAAGACACGGAGGGAGTCGGCCACATCCTCAAAGCATGAGGGACATCAGGGTTTGGAATGACGGGAAGGTCATCTATCCAGTCTTTAATACAGATTTCTTAAGCCAGCTTCACATGAAAGTATTTGGTGCGTGACAAATGGAGCACATCAGACATTTCCCAGACTCCAAGTCTTATAGTCATCTGTGATGCTAGGCGCTCCTGTCCACCCCCAGGACTACTATCCCAAACTGAAAACATGATTACAGGACAGGGGTCCAGCAGGAAGGCTGGCGCTCCTAACATCATAGACAACTATAATACTTGAGTCCCTGCTCAATGTTTGGTCTAGGCAATACAGCCAATATCTGGTCCATACCTCATGTTAAGCCAACCTAGTGTACTGGAATACAACAggacatacaaaaaaaatatatatatatcgcccCCCTCAAATTCCAGTCAGGAAGTACAGGGCTGGAGTCACCCCAGTCTGTGTCCTCCCTCTTCTCCATCCAACTTTAtgccaatggggggggggggggagagagatcaGACTCCCAATTTCTATAGGCTGTTGCAGTCATTGATGCTACAGTGGTCCATCTACATGAGATGCCAGGCGGGCTACCCAACTGGAGGTGTACACCAACAATCCCAGAGCCCAACACCGCACTAGTGCAGAATAAAGACCGCCATCCAAGACCCAATTCAGATGAATGATACAATCAAAATATCTACAACAAATCAGTCCTGTATAGTCTAAGACAGCAGCTTGGAACAACTTATGTATGTTTGTTGTCTCCACGTCCAGACACTGCTGCCTGCAAAGGGTTGGAAAGCTTATTCCAAAGTACACAACCCTCATCCACAGAGCGGTCACCTCCCCGGCACTCACCTGTGGCTCCGAACACTACAAAGACTTTCTTGCTGGACATGGCGGCCGTGGACTGGAACGTAGTGTTCTCTGCCAGaatatgacacagagcagcactgCCTATTTACCAGAGCCTGGACCTATCCTCCTCCCTCCAACTCTGCTTGGGTTTTGGCCAATATCAGTGTGAGTGATCACTGTGTGCAATAGACAGCATGACCACTAGGGGGTGATGTCCCACAAGAAAAATCAGCCCATCACCACAACATGGCACCGCTTATCATAACCACTTGGCAGTCAGTAGTCACACAGTCCTACAGATAACAGTCAAGTTTTGTAACAGTGGGATTTCCAGACAAGAGATTTGCAAATAAAGTGTCAGAGTTTGGTCTGATCATTAACCAGACAACAATTCAGTGCAGCACAGTGTTCTCTTCTATCAAGTGATCCAGCCCCAGATTATGATCTTGCTAATCTGAGAATAGAATGCCACACCTACAGTAAGGATTGACACAGGAAGAGAGCAAACAGGTGGGAAAGGCACCCAGAAGCTTTGTATGTCCCCCTAGGGTCATGTGAGGTGCAATTCATCTGCATTAATAAAGAATATATCACGGGTTACTACAGGATATAAGGAGTCACTGCATCAGCCTGAAGGTTTGTGACCATGTGAGCTATGACATCACACACGGCCACCTATGTGTGAAAATGAGAGGAGGGCCAATGTCTGGGGGTGGAGGTCTGCTCTCACTGGTACGTGGAACAAATGATCAACGGGATAAATAATCTGGAAAAGCCTTTATTGACAAAATGGAATGCACAACGCGTTTTGAGTGAGGAAAAATGTTCAGGTGCATAAGTTTCTCTAGGTATTTTATGCCAGTCTCACCAGGTTCTCTCAGATTCCTTAGTATGTGATCAGAATAAATATTGACAAGCATTCCAGAGATGAACAGCAATAAACCTATGATAAATCTGGGGTCATGTGTCCAGCGAGAGGAAGTCCAGCGTTCTTGCCTAGATGGCCGCTTTGGAGGTATCCATTGTAACAGCAGAAAAATCAGCGCAATCATAAATAAAGCTAATGGTGTAGACTTTCCCCCACAAACCAGAAATGGGAATACAAGGGTGCTGGTCTCAGAGGAGCAGGACTGTCACATGCCTGAAAGGACACCAGAGAATATCTAGGCAAAGGTTTGTCCCCGATTGTAATCCCTTACAAGGTGGAGTCTCTAGTCATGAGCGCATTCATAAATGACCTCCATGTTCTTGAAGGCCTTCTTGTTCTTCTCGACCCATTGCTCAAGTTTCATGGCCTTGGGGTTGAGCTTTAAGGTGAGCTCCACGTTCCGGTCAGGACTCATCCTGTAAAAACGAAACATGTTGGCCAGTTCTACCGCACCAGGGAAGTCCAGTTTCTCGTACTCTTCAGCGGTGATCTATGGGTAAAATGGACAGGGTTAAGGTTATCTTCTATTAATTTAAAGGGACCCTGTAGCCACAATTTGTTGTGTAGCTGAATACAGTCTATTGCTCCCTGGTATCCACCACTTCAGGGCTGCTTGTAGGTTTTTTCTATGAGGCGAGTGCAGAAGACTACATGTAAAATAACCTGCCATGGTGAGAGGTGTGATCATTCATTGAAGCAGCAGCAATTGTTTAATCCCATAACCAGTCTCACCTTGGGGTCTTTGATGTCCTTGTTGAGAATTCTGGATAATACGGCAGCATATTCCGCCACAGTCAGCTTCTGTGCGCTGAGTCCGATGTCTTTGCCTATGTACTCCGATGGAGATTTCAGGATGCTGACAACCACACACCCCAAATCTGTCACAGACATCCCATCTAGGGGATCATCACCCATTGGGAGagctgaaaaggaaaaaaaaaaataaaaatccctgacagtttgttacaatgtgtcagtg
This region of Leptodactylus fuscus isolate aLepFus1 chromosome 8, aLepFus1.hap2, whole genome shotgun sequence genomic DNA includes:
- the LOC142216442 gene encoding nmrA-like family domain-containing protein 1 isoform X3 — translated: MAGKRVVVVFGATGAQGGSVAAALLEDGTYVVRAVTRDTSKAAALKLKEAGAEVVSADLDDEKSLEAALTGAYGAFVVTNFWEHLSKEKEITQGKLIADLCKRLALQIVVYTGLENIKKMTGGKLDVAHFDGKGEVEEYFRKIGVPMTSVRIPSYFENFLTFFRPQKNKDGDGYSLVLPMGDVPLDSLCVQDLGGVVVSLLKSPSQYTGKDIGLSAEKLTVAEYAAIMSRVLGKDIRDAKITPEEYEKLDFPGAGELANMFRFNLMRLQRDVALTFKLNPKAKRLEQWLKENKEAFKDL
- the LOC142216442 gene encoding nmrA-like family domain-containing protein 1 isoform X4 codes for the protein MAEKKVFVVFGATGAQGGSVAAALLEDGTYVVRAVTRDTSKAAALKLKEAGAEVVSADLDDEKSLEAALTGAYGAFVVTNFWEHLSKEKEITQGKLIADLCKRLALQIVVYTGLENIKKMTGGKLDVAHFDGKGEVEEYFRKIGVPMTSVRIPSYFENFLTFFRPQKNKDGDGYSLVLPMGDVPLDSLCVQDLGGVVVSLLKSPSQYTGKDIGLSAEKLTVAEYAAIMSRVLGKDIRDAKITPEEYEKLDFPGAGELANMFRFNLMRLQRDVALTFKLNPKAKRLEQWLKENKEAFKDL
- the LOC142216442 gene encoding nmrA-like family domain-containing protein 1 isoform X2, whose amino-acid sequence is MSSKKVFVVFGATGAQGGSVAAALLEDGTYVVRAVTRDTSKAAALKLKEAGAEVVSADLDDEKSLEAALTGAYGAFVVTNFWEHLSKEKEITQGKLIADLCKRLALQIVVYTGLENIKKMTGGKLDVAHFDGKGEVEEYFRKIGVPMTSVRIPSYFENFLTFFRPQKNKDGDGYSLVLPMGDVPLDSLCVQDLGGVVVSLLKSPSQYTGKDIGLSAEKLTVAEYAAIMSRVLGKDIRDAKITPEEYEKLDFPGAGELANMFRFNLMRLQRDVALTFKLNPKAKRLEQWLKENKEAFKDL